From Sardina pilchardus chromosome 9, fSarPil1.1, whole genome shotgun sequence, a single genomic window includes:
- the zgc:171566 gene encoding zgc:171566 — protein sequence MCRPVFVSAVLLTAYLCDQLVLTTCSTVQNYRPIIGVLAQENLEEDLYAQGSSYIAASYVKYIEGAGGRVVPIRINQTNEEYVKIFNSINGLLLPGGDVDLQKSAFSKAAKIFYDLAIKANDAADYFPIWGTCQGMQQLTVLTSNKNLLTLTNTKAVALPLTFTQGAQNSRLFKNFPKDLLHSLEVENITSNYHSWSLSLQNYSRNARLKRFYKVLTTNSDGRKEFISTMEAYRYPFYAVQWHPEKSPFEWIDKPGMIHTDSAIRASFYTSLFFISEAMKSQHRFLSPSEEEKALVYNYCPVYCGLDSIFIQNYYFD from the exons ATGTGTCGCCCGGTTTTTGTCTCTGCGGTCCTCCTGACCGCATACCTCTGCGATCAGCTTGTCCTAACAACGTGCAGCACTGTGCAGAATTACAGACCGATTATTG GTGTATTGGCTCAAGAGAATTTAGAGGAAGACCTATATGCTCAAGGATCATCTTATATTGCTGCCTCATACGTCAAATATAtagaaggagcaggaggaagagttgTCCCTATCAG AATAAACCAAACAAATGAGGAGTATGTGAAAATATTCAACTCGATCAATGG CTTATTGTTGCCAGGCGGGGATGTAGACCTGCAAAAGTCAGCGTTCAGTAAAGCAGCCAAGATTTTCTATGATCTGGCAATAAAG GCCAATGATGCCGCAGATTATTTCCCCATATGGGGAACGTGTCAGGGCATGCAGCAGCTCACTGTTCTGACCAGCAACAAGAACCTTCTGACCCTGACCAACACCAAAGCTGTGGCTCTTCCCCTGACATTCACCCAAG GAGCTCAAAACAGCAGGTTGTTCAAGAATTTTCCGAAGGACTTGCTGCACTCTCTTGAAGTGGAGAACATCACCTCCAACTACCATAGCTGGAGTCTGTCTCTACAG AACTACTCTCGAAATGCCAGGCTGAAGAGGTTTTACAAAGTCCTGACCACCAATTCTGATGGAAGGAAGGAGTTCATTTCAAccatggagg CATATCGCTACCCATTCTACGCCGTGCAGTGGCATCCAGAGAAGAGCCCGTTTGAGTGGATAGACAAACCTGGCATGATCCACACTGACTCTGCCATCCGGGCATCCTTCTACACCTCCCTCTTCTTCATCTCTGAAG cCATGAAAAGCCAGCATCGTTTCCTTTCGCCCAGCGAGGAGGAGAAAGCGCTGGTCTATAACTACTGTCCTGTCTACTGCGGACTGGACAGCATATTCATCCAGAACTACTACTTtgactga
- the podxl2 gene encoding podocalyxin-like protein 2 yields MSAVYSIYKLLIGSMFLLLARAGSLREPSSLRRFPDHQPPVHPYHPPSSSSSSSSSSSSAAALTPDDQVELLPADPDPERDPERDPKHVPGFLESSQESGFYSEDSEENKPSQTSVHLWDNSTGLDSESLIGYSASPLHSNSSSPPPVLPSSSSSSSPSPSLSESVDSDPWEMDSESSGVLSEPSYGSLSPTDATPVAPSTVTDASDDNGPLLGRQGEQAWRDGPGTAAPDGASEEEQQGGMVAVEEEEEEERILGRESDVPAQPPTIAEMGPMPTGAPLQPEVLEHDGTEEEVAGKEEEEEEDRMAFAPVGGEEGEEEGDDDDDEEERGEEMDGEDREWLESRERTLHHTPLTTVPSSSVMPAVVFTQVPWQHLGPADADADGDAQEERERELRRSSTDYMTESDLLNPQLSQEAVQVICVEWSKLTGQGYVILNMTDNFDCDEFRMESGERLLEMLETAFSRKMNSPQGSWLISLSKPTRHDHELLMTLASEQGVIATKDVLSMLGEIRRGLREIGIQNYSSVTSCHARPSQTRSDYGKLFVVLVIIGSVCVVIIASGLIYICWQRRLPKMKNMSRGEELHLENGCHDNPTLDVTSDSHSELREKKSSANGVPVGGGGGGGGGGGVGGGGGGVGGSGGWHILVNKPGKEEVDNMEEDTHL; encoded by the exons ATGTCTGCTGTTTACTCCATCTACAAGCTCTTGATCG gctCCATGTTCCTGCTTCTGGCACGGGCTGGGAGTTTGAGGGAGCCTTCCAGTCTCCGTCGCTTCCCCGACCACCAGCCCCCCGTCCACCCCTAccaccccccttcctcctcctcctcctcctcctcctcctcatcctcggcTGCCGCCCTCACCCCTGACGACCAGGTTGAGCTCCTGCCAGCAGACCCTGACCCCGAGCGTGACCCCGAGCGTGACCCCAAGCACGTCCCCGGCTTCCTGGAGAGCTCTCAGGAGTCGGGCTTCTACAGCGAGGACAGCGAGGAGAACAAGCCCTCCCAGACGTCTGTGCATCTCTGGGACAACTCCACCGGCCTGGACTCAGAGTCGCTCATAG GGTACAGCGCTTCTCCTCTTCATTccaactcttcctctcctccacctgttctcccatcctcctcctcctcctcctctccctccccgtcGCTGTCTGAGTCCGTGGACTCCGACCCTTGGGAGATGGACAGCGAGTCCAGCGGCGTCCTGTCTGAGCCCTCGTACGGCAGCCTGTCCCCGACAGACGCCACGCCGGTGGCCCCGTCCACCGTCACGGACGCCTCGGACGACAATGGACCGCTGCTGGGACGCCAGGGGGAGCAGGCCTGGAGGGACGGCCCAGGGACAGCTGCTCCTGACGGGGCCTCGGAGGAGGAACAGCAGGGGGGCATGGtagcggtggaggaggaggaggaggaggagaggatccTGGGCAGGGAGAGTGACGTGCCAGCCCAGCCGCCCACCATCGCCGAGATGGGACCCATGCCCACGGGGGCCCCTCTGCAGCCGGAGGTCTTGGAGCACGATGGCACGGAGGAAGAGGTGgcggggaaggaggaggaagaggaggaggacaggatggCGTTTGCTCCCGTCGGAggcgaggagggggaggaggagggcgatgacgatgatgatgaagaggagcgaggagaggagatggacggGGAGGACAGGGAGTGGCTGGAGAGCAGGGAGCGGACGCTGCACCACACGCCCCTCACCACCGTGCCGTCCTCCTCCGTCATGCCCGCCGTGGTCTTCACCCAGGTGCCATGGCAACACCTGGGCCCCGCCGACGCCGATGCCGATGGCGACGCCCAAGAGGAGCGCGAGCGGGAGTTGAGACGCAGCAGCACCGACTACATGACCGAGTCGGACCTCCTCAACCCACAGCTATCCCAGGAGGCCGTGCAG gtTATCTGTGTGGAGTGGAGCAAGTTGACGGGTCAGGGCTACGTCATCCTCAACATGACAGACAACTTTGACTGT GACGAGTTCCGCATGGAGAGCGGCGAGCGGCTGCTGGAGATGCTGGAGACGGCGTTCTCGCGGAAGATGAACAGCCCGCAGGGCTCCTGGCTCATCTCCCTCAGCAAGCCCACCCGCCACGACCACGAGCTCCTCATGACCCTCGCCAGCGAGCAGG GTGttattgcaactaaggatgtgCTCTCCATGTTGGGAGAAATTCGCAGAGGGCTGCGCGAG ATCGGCATCCAGAACTACAGCAGTGTGACCAGCTGCCATGCCCGGCCCAGTCAGACGCGTAGCGACTACGGCAAGCTCTTCGTGGTTCTGGTCATCAtcgggtcagtgtgtgtggtcatcatCGCCTCGGGTCTTATCTACATCTGCTGGCAGCGCCGACTCCCCAAGATGAAAAACAtg TCACGTGGGGAGGAGCTCCATTTGGAGAACGGCTGCCATGACAACCCCACTCTGGATGTAACGAGCGACAGCCATTCGGAGCTGCGGGAGAAGAAGTCGAGTGCCAACGGCGTGCCAGTtggaggtggcggcggcggcggaggaggaggtggagttggaggaggtggtggtggggtaggAGGAAGTGGAGGCTGGCATATCCTGGTCAACAAACCTGGCAAAGAGGAGGTGGACAACATGGAGGAGGATACACACCTCTAA
- the mcm2 gene encoding DNA replication licensing factor MCM2, translated as MADSSESYHMATSPSRGLTSSPGRDLPPFEDESEGILGETLPNEEEGDGEELIGDGMERDYRVIPELDRYEAEGLDEDEDLSELSPGARAAAEEEMRRRDREQGVSGRMRRGLLYDSEDEDEERPARKRRLAERAAEGAGEGEDEEMIESIENLEDMKGHTVREWVSMAAPRLEIYHRFKNFLRTHVDEHGHNVFKERISDMCKENKESLLVSYEDLASREHVLAYFLPEAPTEMLKIFDEAAKEVVLAMYPKYERIAHEIHVRIGNLPLVEELRSLRQLHLNQLIRTSGVVTSCTGVLPQLGMVKYNCNKCNFVLGPFFQSQNQEVKPGSCPECQSLGPFEINMEQTVYQNYQRITIQESPGKVAAGRLPRSKDAILLADLVDTCKPGDEIELTGIYHNNYDGSLNMANGFPVFATVIMANHIACKDAQVAVAELTDEDVKAIVALSKDERIGERIFASIGPSIYGHEDIKRGLALALFGGEPKNPGGKHKVRGDINILLCGDPGTAKSQFLKYVEKVASRAVFTTGQGASAVGLTAYVQRHPVTREWTLEAGALVLADRGVCLIDEFDKMNDQDRTSIHEAMEQQSISISKAGIVTSLQARCTVIAASNPIGGRYDPSLTFSENVDLTEPIISRFDILCVVRDSVDPVQDEMLARFVVGSHIKHHPSNKDGGVASLEEIVLPNTSDVPPIPQELLRKYLIYAKERIHPKLNQMDQDKVARIYSDLRKESMATGSIPITVRHIESMIRMAEAHARMHLRDYVLEDDVNMAIRVMLESFIDTQKFSIMRSMRKTFARYLAFKRDNNELLLFILKQLVAEQVAYQRNRYGAQQDTIEIPEKDLIDKARQINIHNMSAFYDSEHFRSNKFSHDTKKKLILQQF; from the exons ATGGCG GATTCATCAGAGTCATACCACATGGCCACCAGCCCCAGCCGCGGGCTCACCTCCAGCCCAGGCAGGGACCTGCCACCGTTTGAGGACGAGTCGGAGGGGATCCTGGGCGAGACTCTGCCCAACGAGGAGGAAGGCGATGGAGAGGAGTTGATCGGTGACGGGATGGAACG GGACTACCGTGTAATCCCAGAGCTGGACCGGTACGAAGCCGAGGGgctggatgaggatgaggatctGTCAGAGCTGTCCCCCGGGGCCCGCGCCGcagctgaggaggagatgaggcgCAGGGACCGGGAGCAGGGCGTCAGTGGGCGCATGAGGAGGGGCCTGCTCTACG AcagtgaagatgaagatgaggagcGGCCAGCGAGGAAGAGGCGACTGGCGGAGCGCGCTGCTGAGGgcgctggagaaggagaggacgaGGAGATGATCGAGAGCATCGAGAACCTGGAGGACATGAAGGGCCACACAGTGCGCGAGTGGGTCTCCATGGCAGCGCCACGCCTGGAGATCTACCACCGCTTCAAGAACTTCCTGCGCACACACGTAGATGAGCACGGACACAACGTGTTCAAAGAGAGGATCAGCGACATGTGCAAAG AGAACAAGGAGAGTTTGCTGGTGAGCTACGAGGACTTGGCGTCCAGAGAGCACGTGCTGGCCTACTTCCTGCCCGAGGCACCGACGGAGATGCTGAAGATCTTCGACGAGGCGGCCAAGGAGGTGGTGCTGGCCATGTACCCCAAGTACGAGCGCATCGCTCACGAGATCCACGTGCGCATCGGCAACCTGCCCCTGGTGGAGGAACTCCGCTCCCTCAG GCAGCTGCACCTGAACCAGCTGATCCGCACCAGCGGCGTGGTGACCAGCTGCACCGGGGTGCTGCCCCAGCTGGGCATGGTCAAGTACAACTGTAACAAGTGTAACTTCGTCCTCGGGCCCTTCTTCCAGTCCCAGAACCAGGAGGTCAAGCCGGGCTCCTGCCCAGAGTGCCAGTCCTTGGGGCCCTTCGAGATCAACATGGAGCAG ACCGTGTATCAGAACTACCAGCGCATCACCATCCAGGAGAGTCCAGGGAAGGTGGCCGCTGGTCGTCTGCCCCGCTCCAAAGATGCCATCCTCCTGGCTGACCTGGTGGACACCTGCAAGCCTGGAGACGAGATT GAGCTGACAGGAATCTACCACAACAATTATGACGGCTCCTTGAACATGGCAAACGGTTTCCCCGTGTTTGCGACGGTCATCATGGCCAATCACATCGCCTGCAAGGACGCGCAGGTGGCCGTGGCCGAGCTCACGGACGAGGACGTCAAGGCCATCGTGGCTCTGTCCAAGGACGAGCGCAtcggagagagg aTCTTTGCCAGCATCGGTCCCTCTATCTATGGTCACGAGGACATAAAGAGAGGCCTTGCTCTGGCTCTGTTTGGAGGAGAGCCAAAGAATCCAG GTGGCAAGCACAAGGTGCGTGGCGACATCAACATCCTGCTGTGTGGAGACCCTGGCACTGCCAAGTCCCAGTTCCTCAAGTATGTGGAGAAGGTGGCCAGCCGCGCAGTCTTCACCACCGGCCAGGGCGCCTCCGCTGTGGGTTTGACCGCCTACGTCCAGCGCCACCCCGTCACCCGCGAGTGGACCCTGGAGGCCGGGGCTCTGGTGCTGGCCGACAGAGGAGTGTGCCTGATCGACGAGTTTGACAAG atgAATGATCAAGACAGGACCAGTATCCATGAGGCCATGGAGCAGCAGAGTATCTCCATCTCCAAGGCGGGCATCGTCACATCTCTTCAGGCTCGCTGCACAGTCATTGCTGCTTCCAACCCCATTG GTGGGCGGTATGACCCCTCTCTGACATTCTCGGAGAATGTGGACCTGACTGAGCCGATCATCTCCCGTTTCGACATCCTGTGTGTCGTTAGGGACTCGGTGGATCCAGTTCAG GATGAGATGTTGGCCCGTTTTGTGGTGGGATCTCACATCAAGCACCATCCCAGCAACAAGGACGGCGGCGTGGCGAGTCTGGAGGAGATTGTGCTGCCCAACACGTCGGACGTGCCCCCCATCCCCCAGGAGCTGCTCCGCAAGTACCTCATCTACGCCAAGGAGCGCATCCACCCCAAACTCAACCAGATGGACCAGGACAAGGTGGCCCGCATCTACAGTGACCTCCGCAAAGAGTCCATG GCCACCGGCAGCATCCCCATCACGGTGCGTCACATCGAGTCGATGATCCGCATGGCGGAGGCCCACGCGCGCATGCACCTGCGCGACTACGTGCTGGAGGACGACGTGAACATGGCCATCCGCGTCATGCTGGAGAGCTTCATCGACACGCAGAAGTTCAGCATCATGAGGAGCATGAGGAAG ACGTTTGCGCGCTACCTGGCCTTCAAGCGGGACAACAATGAGCTGCTGCTCTTCATCCTCAAGCAGCTGGTGGCCGAGCAGGTGGCCTATCAGCGCAACCGCTACGGAGCCCAGCAGGACACCATCGAGATCCCAGAGAAAGACCTGATCGACAAG GCGAGACAGATCAACATCCACAACATGTCTGCCTTCTACGACAGCGAGCACTTCAGAAGCAACAAGTTCTCCCACGACACCAAGAAGAAGCTGATTCTTCAGCAGTTCTAA
- the ccdc51 gene encoding mitochondrial potassium channel, giving the protein MRYRLSGIPRTFGTYVSLHNGSSRLRQDVFISRAYCLHQKPQDDPSKMESVGQRTLATLKSLTELGKQWGQNSMQTATATVNYWWERYEEFVGLNEVRDAQLKVTEAEQAFMVARGMVREAHISLEANQVRLKEVRDRLDRVSREEVHYLELATLEHKLLQEERRLRTSYENAEGSEREKFSLFSAGVRASHEKERARAERTKNWSVIGSILGAVIGVMGSTYINRVRLQELKSLLLEAQKGPASLQEVIKDQASMHKSLEDELQSLIGSLNTMLTDLSEKASAPQPTPVQAPALPPPKPKPQPLPPAPRAEPSASELALKELLFCSQNSQVLLEGVKAQLEQMSQSVGSVAAELQEVRKTVEMPPPPPVVVERPVIQTQDQMLVCDTESVMQGLDQAQKRLEIQINRATLYNTVLTYTAFALTVPALYFIFRST; this is encoded by the exons ATGAGGTACAGGCTGAGCGGCATTCCACGGACCTTTGGCACATATGTCAGTCTGCACAATGGCAGCAGCCGCCTCAGGCAAGATGTGTTCATCAGCAGGGCATACTGTTTGCATCAGAAGCCACAGGATGACCCATCCAAGATGGAGTCTGTTGGACAGCGCACACTTGCCACCTTGAAGAGCCTGACAGAACTTGGGAAGCAGTGGGGCCAAAATTCAATGCAAACTGCGACAGCTACTGTAAACTACTGGTGGGAGAGATATGAAGAATTTGTCGGCCTAAATGAGGTCCGAGATGCACAGTTAAAGGTTACAGAG GCAGAGCAGGCTTTTATGGTTGCCAGAGGCATGGTTCGTGAGGCTCATATAAGTTTGGAGGCTAATCAGGTACGACTAAAAGAGGTCAGAGACCGGCTAGACCGTGTGTCTCGAGAGGAAGTTCACTATCTGGAACTGGCAACCCTGGAACACAAGCTACTGCAG GAGGAGCGACGTTTACGGACATCTTACGAGAATGCAGAGGGATCGGAGCGAGAGAAATTTTCCCTATTTTCAGCCGGTGTGCGCGCGAGTCACGAGAAAGAGCGGGCCCGGGCTGAACGCACCAAGAACTGGTCCGTCATTGGCTCGATCCTGGGCGCGGTAATCGGCGTTATGGGGTCCACCTACATCAACAGGGTACGCCTGCAGGAGCTGAAGAGCCTGCTGCTGGAGGCTCAAAAGGGTCCAGCCAGTTTACAGGAGGTCATCAAGGACCAGGCCAGCATGCACAAGTCCTTGGAGGACGAGTTGCAGAGTCTTATAGGCAGTCTTAATACCATGTTGACAGATCTGTCAGAGAAGGCCAGTGCACCCCAGCCTACTCCAGTGCAAGCACCAGCTCTACCTCCACCTAAGCCCAAGCCCCAGCCCCTCCCACCTGCTCCTCGCGCCGAACCCAGTGCCTCAGAGTTAGCTCTCAAAGAGCTCCTTTTCTGCTCCCAGAACAGCCAGGTCTTGCTGGAGGGCGTCAAGGCTCAGCTGGAGCAGATGAGCCAGAGCGTGGGGAGCGTAGCCGCCGAGCTGCAGGAGGTGCGGAAGACTGTGGAGATGCCGCCTCCGCCGcctgtggtggtggagaggcCAGTGATACAGACGCAGGACCAGATGCTGGTGTGCGACACGGAGAGCGTCATGCAAGGCCTGGACCAGGCCCAGAAGAGGCTAGAGATCCAGATCAACCGAGCAACGCTTTACAATACTGTGTTGACTTACACCGCATTTGCACTGACTGTTCCTGCTCTGTACTTTATATTCAGGAGCACTTAA